In the genome of Cytophagia bacterium CHB2, the window CTACGATCACCGCGCGGAATTTGGAAGAATCAGTCGTCTTTTACACGCGACTCCTTGGCTTCACCATCGACCGTGAAATGTGGCTTCCAGAAGAAAAGCTTCGCATTGTTTTCCTGCGCCTGGGCGACACCACGCTGGAAATGTTCGGCGTTCCAGAAATTCATGGCGAAATGAT includes:
- a CDS encoding VOC family protein — protein: MIKRIDHTTITARNLEESVVFYTRLLGFTIDREMWLPEEKLRIVFLRLGDTTLEMFGVPEIHGEM